The following proteins are encoded in a genomic region of Candidatus Dependentiae bacterium:
- a CDS encoding TlyA family RNA methyltransferase, protein MSKKRLDLLLQEQFAQHTRRYIQSLIMQGKAQVEGRIVTKPGMIIPEDAQLTLQAEEQKFVGRAGFKLEKALDHFAVDVAGLVIMDAGISTGGFTDCMLQRGARKVYGIDVGYGQVHEKVGNDERVVVIERTNLRNMTDLGEKVDLITLDLSFISLLKVMDAVCSILKPDGQLITLIKPQFEVRKEDVGRGGIIKDPKMHAHVIQLVTQGIARYGFVAIGVTESPIEGTTGNKEFLAYFKRTSA, encoded by the coding sequence ATGAGTAAAAAAAGACTTGATCTATTGTTGCAAGAGCAGTTTGCTCAGCATACCAGACGTTATATTCAAAGTTTAATTATGCAGGGCAAAGCGCAGGTTGAAGGGCGTATCGTCACCAAACCAGGCATGATCATCCCAGAAGATGCACAGTTGACCTTGCAGGCCGAAGAGCAAAAATTTGTGGGCCGTGCCGGTTTTAAGCTTGAAAAGGCATTGGATCATTTTGCGGTTGATGTAGCGGGTTTGGTAATCATGGATGCAGGTATTTCAACCGGTGGCTTTACCGATTGCATGTTGCAACGTGGTGCAAGAAAAGTATATGGCATTGATGTTGGTTATGGCCAAGTACATGAAAAAGTTGGTAACGATGAACGCGTAGTTGTAATAGAACGTACTAACTTGCGTAATATGACCGATCTTGGCGAAAAAGTTGATCTCATTACTCTTGATCTCTCATTTATCTCTTTACTCAAAGTTATGGATGCGGTTTGCAGCATACTTAAACCCGATGGGCAACTTATTACTCTTATTAAGCCTCAATTTGAAGTACGTAAAGAAGATGTTGGTCGCGGTGGTATTATTAAAGATCCAAAAATGCATGCGCATGTTATTCAGCTCGTTACTCAGGGTATTGCCCGTTATGGATTTGTCGCAATAGGCGTTACCGAATCGCCAATAGAAGGCACGACTGGTAATAAAGAGTTTCTAGCTTATTTTAAAAGAACTTCAGCGTAG
- a CDS encoding trypsin-like peptidase domain-containing protein: MKKENIVLIKGTVDWTQIQDAVQNAVVQVFAQVGKFNWLEPYNIEEQAENRGSGFLINGDGYIITNAHVIDEAKRIWVHVPLLGRHMIHVDVVGCCPQRDVALLRIKPKDLKELRAALGVVPYLIFGDSDVVQRTDAILVLGYPMGQYRLKSTTGVVSGRESSDGGQAFIQVTAPINPGSSGGPMFNEHGQVIGISIATIAEAQNVGYAIPINQLSLILDELYTQRLVRVPFLGVQCMYANDSKAEFLGNPLPAGIYINRVIKDSLFDRAGIQVGDMLYEFNGLPIDVYGESPAPWGVDKTTLIDLIARVKTGDKVKCVVYRNGKRKEITLKFVLSDPYPIRHMYPDCEAIDYEIIAGMVIMPLADNHIPLLIEDAPDLVVYEKVEEKLQPVLVIAHVLPGSLAQQLNVIMPGDSIKEVNGIEVGTLESFRKALQKSITTGFLTLKTRRDFFAAFNLQDLLDDELQLSKDFMYPVTKAVEKLLKKVNKTAV; this comes from the coding sequence ATGAAAAAAGAGAATATTGTTTTGATTAAAGGCACGGTAGATTGGACACAAATTCAAGATGCGGTTCAAAATGCGGTTGTGCAAGTTTTTGCGCAGGTGGGTAAATTTAATTGGCTAGAGCCGTACAATATTGAAGAGCAGGCTGAAAATCGAGGCAGTGGTTTTTTAATTAATGGCGATGGCTACATTATTACCAATGCCCATGTAATTGATGAAGCAAAACGTATTTGGGTACATGTGCCTTTGTTGGGTCGGCACATGATTCATGTTGACGTTGTTGGTTGTTGTCCGCAGCGTGATGTGGCATTATTGCGTATCAAACCAAAAGATTTAAAAGAGTTACGCGCAGCACTTGGTGTGGTGCCTTATTTGATCTTTGGTGATTCAGATGTAGTGCAGCGCACTGATGCAATTTTAGTGCTTGGTTATCCCATGGGTCAATATCGCCTAAAAAGCACCACGGGCGTAGTGAGTGGCCGCGAATCAAGTGATGGTGGGCAGGCGTTCATTCAAGTAACAGCACCGATTAATCCCGGATCTTCCGGAGGACCAATGTTTAATGAGCACGGACAGGTGATTGGGATTAGTATAGCTACTATTGCTGAAGCACAAAATGTTGGCTATGCAATCCCTATCAATCAGCTGAGCTTGATCTTGGACGAACTGTATACGCAGCGGTTGGTCAGAGTTCCTTTTTTAGGCGTGCAATGTATGTATGCAAATGATAGTAAGGCTGAGTTTCTCGGCAACCCGCTACCGGCTGGTATTTATATTAATAGAGTGATTAAAGATTCTTTATTTGATAGAGCTGGTATACAGGTTGGCGATATGTTGTATGAATTTAATGGATTGCCAATCGATGTATATGGAGAATCACCAGCGCCTTGGGGAGTAGATAAAACAACGTTGATTGACCTTATTGCGCGTGTAAAAACAGGCGATAAGGTAAAATGTGTGGTGTATCGTAATGGTAAACGCAAAGAGATAACGTTGAAATTTGTATTATCCGATCCGTATCCGATTAGACATATGTATCCGGATTGCGAAGCGATTGATTACGAAATTATAGCTGGCATGGTTATTATGCCGTTAGCGGATAATCATATTCCTTTATTAATTGAGGATGCTCCCGATTTAGTGGTCTACGAAAAAGTTGAGGAAAAACTTCAGCCGGTATTGGTTATTGCTCACGTGTTGCCTGGTTCACTGGCGCAGCAGCTCAATGTTATCATGCCTGGCGATAGCATTAAAGAAGTAAATGGTATAGAAGTTGGCACTCTGGAGAGCTTTAGAAAGGCTTTACAAAAAAGTATCACCACCGGATTTTTGACGCTCAAAACCAGGCGTGATTTTTTTGCGGCATTCAATTTGCAGGATTTATTAGACGATGAGCTGCAATTGAGCAAGGATTTTATGTATCCTGTTACAAAAGCAGTCGAGAAACTGTTAAAAAAGGTTAATAAAACCGCGGTGTAG